The window GCTCGACGAAGGCACCGATGCGCGCGAGCCGCTCGGGGTCGGGACCGATGGCGTCGGGGTCGTACCCGGCGGCCTCCATGGCCCGGGGGAGGGTGATTCCGTCCCCGTCGGTGAGCAGCTGCGCCTGCGCGAGGCTGAGCTGCCCGGAGGCGAGCCTCGACCCGACACAGGCGAGCCCGAACCGGGCGCCCTCCTCGTCCCCGAAATTCACGATGGCGAGGGGCTTGCTGAAGTGCGCGTCTCGGCCCCGGAGTTCATCGAGAGCGGCGAAGGAGGACACGACACCGAGGGGGCCGTCGAAGGCCCCACCGTCGGGCACGGAGTCAAGATGCGACCCGGTGACGACGGCGTCCCCGGCGGAGGGATCGCCGAGCCAGGCCCACTGATTCCCGTTCCGGTCGACCTCGTAGGCCAGTCCCCGGGACTCGGCCTGCGCCTTGAACCAGGCCCGGCATTCGGCGTCGGCACCGGTCCAGGCGTAGCGACGGTAGCCGTGGGAGTCGGAGTGCCGACCGATGGGGAGCAGCTCACGCCACATGGAGTGAAAGGAGCTGCCGCCCGGTACTGGCTGTTCGGTCACGCCGAGTCACCTTCGCGCATCGGGACCCGTACGCCCCGCTCATCGGCAACCGACTCCGCGATGTCGTAGCCCGCGTCCACGTGCCGGATGACGCCCATGCCCGGGTCGTTCGTGAGGACCCGGCGGATCTTCTCGCCTGCCAGCTTCGTGCCGTCGGCCACCGTCACCTGGCCGGCGTGGATGGAGCGGCCCATGCCGACGCCGCCGCCATGGTGGATGGAGACCCAGGAGGCACCGGAAGCGACGTTCACCATCGCGTTCAGCAGCGGCCAGTCGGCGATCGCGTCGGAGCCGTCGAGCATGGCCTCCGTCTCCCGGTAGGGAGAGGCGACGGACCCGCAGTCCAGGTGGTCGCGGCCGATGGCCAGCGGCGCCGCCAGCTCACCGCTCGCCACCATGTCGTTGAACCGCTCGCCCGCCTTGTCCCGCTCGCCGTACCCCAGCCAGCAGATACGCGCGGGCAGCCCCTGGAAGTGGACCCGCTCGCGGGCCATCTTGATCCAGCGGGCGAGGGACTCGTTCTCCGGGAAGAGGTCGAGCATCGCCTTGTCGGTCTTGGCGATGTCGGCCGGGTCACCGGAGAGCGCGGCCCAGCGGAAGGGACCCTTGCCCTCGCAGAACAGGGGGCGGATGTACGCGGGGACGAAGCCCGGGAAGGCGAACGCCCGGTCGTATCCGGCGAGTTGGGCCTCGCCACGGATGGAGTTGCCGTAGTCGAAGACCTCCGCACCGGCGTCCATGAAGCCGACCATCGCCTCGACGTGCCGGGCCATGGACTCCCGCGCGCGGGTCGTGAAGCCGGCCGGGTCCTTCGCGGCGTAGGAGGCCATGTCGTCGAAGTCGACGCCGACGGGCAGGTACGCCAGCGGGTCGTGCGCCGAGGTCTGGTCGGTGACGATGTCGATGGGGGCGCCCTCGGCGAGCATGCGCGGCAGCAGCTCCGCCGCGTTGCCGAGCAGGCCGATGGAGAGCGGGCGGCGGGCGTCCCGGGCCTCGACGGCGAGCTGGAGGGCGTGCTCCAGACTGTCGGCCTTCACATCGAGGTACCGGTGCTCGATGCGCCGCTCGATCGCGCGCGGGTCGCAGTCGATGCAGATCGCGACTCCGTCGTTCATCGTCACGGCGAGCGGCTGGGCGCCGCCCATGCCACCGAGCCCGGCGGTGAGGGTGATCGTCCCGGCGAGGGTGCCGTTGAACTTCTTCGCGGCGACGGCGGCGAAGGTCTCGTAGGTGCCCTGGAGGATGCCCTGGGTGCCGATGTAGATCCAGGAGCCGGCGGTCATCTGGCCGTACATGGTCAGACCGAGCTGTTCCAGGCGGCGGAACTCCTCCCAGTTGGCCCAGTCGCCGACCAGGTTGGAGTTGGCGATGAGGACGCGGGGGGCCCACTCGTGGGTCTGCATCACGCCGACCGGGCGGCCGGACTGGACGAGCATGGTCTCGTCCTGCTTCAGGCCCCGCAGGGTGCGGACCATCGCGTCGAAGGAGCGCCAGTCGCGGGCGGCCTTGCCGGTGCCGCCGTAGACGACGAGCTTGTCGGGGTGCTCGGCGACCTCGGGGTCGAGGTTGTTCTGCAGCATCCGCAGGGCGGCCTCCTGCTGCCATCCCAGGGCGCTCAGTTCCGTACCGCGCGGCGCTCGTACGGGGCGGGGTCCTGACATGGTCTGCCTCCTAGCGGATGGTGCTGCCGGATATTACTGCCGTTATTCACATCCTGGCGCTCTGAATAGAGCTAGTCAATACGTTCGTGCGCCAGCGCGGGCGCCCTGCGGATGTTTGTCTGGATACGTGGTCATGGGGAACGACTCGACGGGGGATGCGGTGGACAGGGATGCGGTGGACAGCGTCAAGGGCGGGCGGACAAGCGACGGCGAGCGGGCGGCGCGCCGGGACGAGGCGGTACGGGCCGCCGTGGAGCGGGGGCTGCTGGGGCCGGACTCCCCCATCGTGGGGCTGCTCGACGTCACCGGCATCCGGGAGTCGGCGGCGGAGCTGAGGTCGGCGTTCGACGCGGTCACCGCGCCCGGCACCCCGGTGCTGCACGCCTTCGCGGTCAAGGCGACCCCGCTGGTGCCGGTACTGCGACTGCTGCACGAGGCGGGGATCGGCGCCGAGGTGGCGAGCCCCGGCGAGCTTGCGCTGGCGCGGGCGGCGGGGCTGCCGCCGGAGCTGACGGTGCTGGACTCCCCCGCGAAGACGCCGGCCGAGCTGAGGGAGGCGCTGGCGCTCGGGATCGCGATCAACGCCGACAATCCGCAGGAGCTGGACCGTATCGACGCCCTGATGAAGTCGGCGCCGAGCCGTTCCCCGCTCGGAATCCGGGTCAATCCGCAGGTCGGCGCCGGTGCCATCGAGGCGCTGTCGACGGCGACGGCGACCTCGAAGTTCGGGGTGGCGCTGCGCGACGAGGGGGCGCGGGAGTGGGTCGTACGGGCGTATCTGGACCGGCCGTGGCTGACCCGGCTGCATGCGCACACCGGGTCCCAGGGCGTGCCGCTGTCGCTGATGGCGCGGGGCGTGGCGGAGACGTACGAGCTGGCCGAGGAGATCAACGGGCGGATCGGGCGACGGCAGATCGACACGGTCGACATCGGCGGCGGGCTGCCGGTGAACTTCTCCTCGGACGCCACGACACCGACGTACGCGCAGTACGCGCGGCTGCTGAGCGAGGCGGTGCCGGGGCTGTTCGACGGGCGGTACGGGCTGGTGACCGAGTTCGGGCGGTCGCTGCTGGCCAAGCACGGGACGGTGCTGGCGCGGGTGGAGTACACCAAGAGCGCGGGCGGGCGGCCGGTCGCGGTGACGCACGCGGGCGTGCAGGTGGCGACGCGGACGGTGTACGCGCCGGGGTCCTGGCCGCTCAGGATCGCCGCGTACGACGCGAAGGGGCGGCCGAAGACGGGGGCCGAGGTGGTCCAGGACGTGGCCGGGCCCGCCTGTTTCGCGGGTGATCTGCTGGCCGAGGCGCGGGCGCTGCCGCCGCTGGAGCAAGGGGACTTGGTGGCGGCACTGGACACGGGCGCGTACTACTTCGCGCACCACTACGCGTACAACTCCCTGGCCCGGCCCGGTGTTTACGGCTTTGCGCCGGGCGGCTCAGAGGGTGTCGCCTTCGCGACGGTGCGGGAGCCGCAGAGCCTCGACTCGATCGTGGCCGAATCCGGAGGGGCGCACGCGTCCGCCCTCACCACCCTCCGCACACCCGGCCGCGCTTGACGCACTCCGGCGGATCTGCGGTTCAACAGGCTGGTAAACAGGGTCAGTTGACCTACCTTAGCCATCCGCCGCATGTTCCACTGGAAAATGCCAGAACCCTCACCCGCCGCTCACACGTTGCGTAGTTTCGGCGTTACTCAGCCGAACCCGAGGCGGGAGGGGAGCCACGGTGCCCGGAATCGACGAGTGCCTGCTCGAGGCCATGCGGCTGCCCGGAGCACGGGGCGTGGCGCTGGTCGACTGGACCAGCGGGCTTGCCCTGGGCACGGTCGGCGAATCCCCGGGCGGCGATCCGGAGGCAAGCGCGGCGGAGGCGGCGGAGCTGGCCCGGCTGGCGGCGGAGCACCGGGCGTTCGCGCCGGGCGACGACGCCGACGAGGCGGAGCTCCCGCTCGAGGACCTGATCCTCAGCAACCGGGACAGCTACCACGTGCTGCGGTTCGTCTGGACGTCCTTCGACAGCAGCGTCTTCCTGCACCTGTGGCTGAACCGCGAGGAGGGCAACCTCGCTCTGGCCCGGATCCGACTCGGGGAGCTGGCCGGACGGCTGGTGCTGGGATGAGGGCGCTACGAGCCATGGCGACCGGACGGTGGTCCTGGCATGACGGCGCGACGAGCCACGCCGGCCGGGCGGTGGTGCCGGCATGACCGCACTGCGAGCCACTCCGGCCGGACCGCCCCGGCTGCCGGTGCGGGACCGAAGTACGGCCGGGGAGCGGGCGCCGCGCGGACTTTCGCCGATGCTGAGCCGGCTCGCCGCCGAGCAGGCCACCGGCGTCCTGCTGCGCGAGCGCGGCACGCTGTATCTCGCCGAGGGCCGGGTGGTGCATGCCGAGAGCCCGGCCGCCCCGGGTCTGGACGTCCTGCTGACCGCGCACGGCACCCTCTCCACCGCCGCCTGGCGGGACGCCGTCGCCCGGGCCGACGACCGGCACGGCGCCGCCCGGCTCCTGGTCGACGGCGGCCGGATCACCCCGGGCACGCTGGAACTGTGCCACCTGGGCGCGCTCTACGACGCCGCGTACTTCGCCCTCGCCCCCAGCAGCACCCCGGGCCGCTTCCGCTACGGCACCGGGCACTGGCTCGGCCCCGTGCACCCGGTGCCGGTGGCCGCCGTCGAGCGCGAGACGCTGCGCCGCCGCGACCTGCTGCACCGCATCTGGCCCGACCCGGGCACGGACCAGGCCCCCCTCGCCCGCGCCGACCCGCTCCGCACCCCGATGCTCACCGCACGCCAGCGAGCGGTCGTGGCCCTGCTGGACGGCGTACGCACGGCGACGGACATCGCCCGCGCCCTGGGCCGCCCGGCGTTCCACACCCTGGTGGACATACGACGCCTGGCAGCGGCGGGAGTCCTGACCCCACGGCCCGTGGAGCCGGAGCGCACGGCCGCGGTAGCCACCCCGCTCAGCCCCCCGAGCACCCCGCGGTCCGAGCCTCCGAACCCGACCCCCGCACCCCCACCCCTCCCCACCCGACCGAACCCCCCGTCCCCCGCGGAGCGCCTCGCGGTTGACGACCCCGATGTCGCCCTGCTGAAGAGAGTCCGGGATGCGCTGGAGGCGCTTTGATCGACAAAGGAGAGAGTTGATGGGCGCCGAGGCGTCGATAGTCGATGAGTTGCAGCGGCTCCGAGCCCATATCCCCCAGCTGACCGGCTCCCTCGTGGCCGGCGTCGACGGGCTGGTCGTTGTCGAGGACACCCCCGGTGTGGAGCCGGAGGGCGTGGCCGCGCTCACCGCCGCCGCGCTGGGCGTGGCCGTGCGGCTCACGGACGTCACCGGCCGGGGCGAGCTGCGCGAACTGCTCGTCCGCGGCCGGGACGGCTATGTGGCGACATACGCGGCGGGCCGGAGCGCCGTACTGACCCTGCTCGCCCGGGACGACGTCAGCGTGGGCCGTCTCCATCTGGAGGGCCGCCGCGCCGCAATCCGGATCGGGGAGCTGGTCGACAGCGCCGTAGTAGCCACCAAGCCCCGCGCGAAAGCCCAGCGCACCGCACCTACCCCCCAACCACGCACCACCACGGAGAGTTGAGAGGAAGCACCGTCATGGCCAACACCGAGACCTCGCTCAAAGAGGCACTGACCTCGATCGAGGGCGCGACCGGAGTCGCGCTCGTCGACTACACCAGCGGCATGGCCCTGGGCACCCTGGGCGGCAGCAAGAGCTTCGACCTGGGCGTGGCCGCCGCCGGCAACACGGATGTCGTACGCGCCAAGATGCGCACCATGGAACACCTCGGTCTCAAGGGCGAGATCGAGGACATCCTGATCACCCTGTCCGACCAGTACCACCTGATCCGTCTGCTCAGCGGCCGCAGCGGCAACGGCCTCTTCCTGTACCTGGTGCTGGACGCCAAGCGCGCCAACCTGGCGATGGCCCGGCACCAGTTGAGGAAGATCGAGCAGGACCTGGAGATCTGACGCCCTAGACCAGCGCGTCGGCGCGGCGGCGCGCCCCGCCCGGGGCCGCGTCGCCCGCCGCGATACCGGTGGAGCGGTAGGCCTTGACGGCCTTTCCGGCGGGACGCCCGCCGCCGCCCGCGAGCCAGTCCACACGGACCCACAGCAGCTCTTCCTCGGCCCGCTCGCGCCGCCCGATCCAGCCGGACTTCAGCCACAGCCCGGCGCCCGCCCCGGCCAGCAGCATGCCGCCCGCCGCGGGCACCGCGAACGCGCTGCCGAGGGCGGCCGCGAAGGCCCCCACCAGCCACCAGCGATGGCCCCGGCGCCAGTTCCGTACGGTCACCGCCCGGTCCTGGAGCACATCGTGCTTGCCCGCGCGGGCGGTCCCGCGCATGAGGGCGCCGTACCGCCTGCGCCGCCGGTACGCCACGACCGCCGTCGTGACGATGAACAGCGCCGCACCCGCCAGCACCCCGATCCGGCGCCCGGTCAGGCCCGGCACCAGTACGCCGATCCCGGCCGCGAACACCCCGAGCCACCACAGCGGTGCCGCTCCGGCCCGTACGACGACGGCCACCCGAGCGAGACCCTGACCTCCGCGTGCCACGTTCCGCCTCCCAATCGCCTCGCAGTCGAACTCGCAGTGGCGGGAGGGTAGCGGGCCTACGTGAGACCTGTCTGAGAAGCCACGAGAAGTGTCACTCCACGAACAGGCCCCGCGCCGCCGCCCGCACGTCGAACTGCTCCAGGCGGGCCTGCGCGTCCGGCAGGTCGTCGCACATGGCCTCCAGCAGGACCCGGCCGAGCAGCATCGGGGCGCACGCGGTGTCGAAGGCGAGCCCGGTGCCGACCGCCGCGGGCAGCAGCAGGTCGGAGGCCTTGGCGACGGGCGCGAAAGCGGAGTCGGCGACCGTGACCACGGTCAGCCCGGCCTCCTTGGCGTAGCCGAGGGTGTCCAGGACCTCGCGCGGATGCCGGGGCAGCGCGAAGCAGAGCAGGGCCGTGGCCCCGGCCCGGACGCAGGCGTCGATCCGGTCGTGGATCATCGTGCCGCCCTCGTTCAGCAGCCGGACGTCCGGATGGACCTTGGCGGCGAAGTAGGCGAAGCCGTACGCCTGGGAGGCCGCCGCGCGCAGTCCGAGCACCGGCAGTGGCCGGGAGGCGGCGAGCAGTCGGCCCGCCCGCTGCACCGGGCGCGGGTCGGCCAGCAGCTCCGCCAGATGCCGCAGGTTTTCGATCTCGGCCTCGACGGCCTGCTGGTACTCGTTGTACGCGCCCGGGGCGGCCGCCGGTTCGGCGGGCGCGACCTCGCGCAGATGCTTGCGCAGGGCCGGGTAGCCGTCGAAGCCGAGGGCGACGGCGAAGCGGGTCACGGACGGCTGGCTGACACCGGCCAGTTCGGCCAGTTCGACGCTGGAGAGGAAGGGCACGTCGGCGGCCCGGCGCACCATGCTGTGCGCGATGCGCCGCTGGGTCGGGGTCAGCCGGTGCCCCTCGAAGAGCGCCTGCAGCCGTGCCGCCGGGGTGTCCCCCGTGTTCCTGTCCGCGCTCATGCCGCGCTCCCCCTCCAGATCTCCGTGAACCGGTCGAGCAGCCGGGCCGCCGCCGTCACGTCGTCCGTGAGCGGCCGGTCGGCCTGGTCCTCGTCGAGCACCGCCTCGGCGAGCTCCAGCGCACGCCCTGCCGGAACTCCCGGCTCGGGCCTGAGGCCGCGCTGGCGCAGCGCCCTTACGGCGGCGACGAGTTCGCAGCCGACGACGAGACGGTACGCGCCGCACGCGCGCAGCGTCTGCCGGGCGGCGAGCGAGGCGAAACTGGCCTGTTCCTCGACGCCCCGGGAGAGTACAGCGTGACCGAGGGAGGCGGGCGCCGAGAAGGCGCGCAGGTCACCGAGGGCGGCCGCGGCGGAGTACTCCAGGATCATCACGCCGGACGAGGCGGGCTCGTTGTCGGCGAGGAAGGGCCTGAGGCGGGTGTAGGCGGGCTCGTTGAGGGTGGACAGGCGGGAGGTGGAGAGCCGGGCCACCTGGGTGACCGCGAGCCGGAAGTGGTCCAGGGCGAGGGCGAGTTGGGCCTGGTAGAAGCCGCCGTGGTGGTAGGCGGCCAGGTCCTCGACGGCGATCAGCGGGTTCTCGGCGGCGGCGTTGATCTCCACCGCGAGCACCGTCTCCAGGGCGTCCGCCGCGTCCTGCGCGGGGCCGTGGATCTGCGGCACACAGCGGAAGCCGTACGGGTCCTGGATCCGGCCGAGCGGGGGCGTGGGCCGGTCCGCGGCACCGATCAACTCCCGCATGCTCCGGGCGACTTCGGTGGAACCGCGGTGCGGTCGGGCCTCGTGGACGGGGGCGGCGTAGGGCTCGTGCGAGCCGTCGACGGCGAGGAGGGACAGCGCGGCGACGACCTGCGTGGCGGCGATGAGCCCGCGCAGCTCGTGCAGGGCGAGCGCGGCCTGGCCGAGGGTGAGGGCGTTGCTGCTGATCAGGGCGAGGGCGTCGTTGTTGTCGAGGGGCTGCGGCTCAGGGGCACCGGCGCCGCGCCAGGGGTGTTCTCCGGCGAGCGCGAGACCCACCTGCGCAAGCGCCGCCAGATCCCCTGTACCCACCGAGCCGAACTCGTTGACGACCGGATACGCCCCGCTCTCCAGCGCCTCGCACAGCGAAGTGACCACGGTCGGCCGCAGCCCCGCGCCCCCCGCCAGCAGCTGATTCGCCCGTACGGCGAGCATGGCCCGCACCTGTCGTGCCGGAAGCTCCTCCCCGATGCCCCCCGCATGGCTGCGCAGCAATCGGAGCCCGTGCCCGGCGGCGGCCTCGGTCGGCACATCCTCGTTCCGGTTGGCGCCCACGCCGGTCGAGCGGCCGTAGACGCGCCCCGTCGCGGCGATCTGCCGGGCGGCGTCCCAGGAGCGGGTGGCCCGCTTCATCGCCTCGTCCTCCGGCGCCGGCCGCGCGGCTCCGTCGGCGAGGCGGACGACGTCCGCGACGGAGAGTCCGCGGCCGTCGAGGAGTACCGACCCGGTGTCCCCGGCCACCGACCTGTCCACGATCCGAGACGACATCAAGCCCAAACTCCCCTCAATCCGGACACCTGATCTTGCGCATCGGTCATCCGTTACTTCGGATTTACACCAACCCGTTGACAACCTATTCAGCTACAGAGAACTCTGCATGACGTTATACAGCCGGGCAAGGGACAACTCATGATCCAGTTCGACGCGGTCCACAAGCGCTTCCCCAACGGCACGACAGCAGTTCACGATCTCACCCTCGACCTGCCGGAAGGCGGCGTCACCGTCCTCGTCGGATCCTCCGGTTGCGGCAAGACGACCACCCTGCGGATGGTCAACCGGATGATCGAGCCGACCTCCGGCACCATCCGGGTCGGCGGCAAGGACGTCACCGAGCAGGACGCCGCCGAGCTGCGCCGTTCCATCGGCTACGTCATCCAGCAGGCCGGCCTCTTCCCGCACCGCACGGTGCTGGACAACATCGCCACCGTGCCGCTGCTGCTCGGCTGGGGCCGCCGCAAGGCGCGTACGAAAGCGGCCGAGCTGCTGGAGACCGTCGGCCTGTCCGCCGAGGCCGGCAAGCGCTACCCGCACCAGCTCTCCGGAGGCCAGCAGCAGCGCGTCGGCGTTGCGCGCGCCCTCGCCGCCGACCCGCCGGTGCTGCTCATGGACGAGCCGTTCGGCGCGGTCGACCCCGTGGTGCGCACCCAGCTCCAGGACGAACTGCTCCGGCTCCAGAAGGAGTTGAGCAAGACCATCGTCTTCGTCACGCACGACATCGACGAGGCCGTACGGCTCGGCGACCGGATCGCCATCTTCCGCACCGGCGGCCAACTGGTGCAGTGCGCGACCCCGGCCGAACTCCTCGCCCGCCCCGCCGACGACTTCGTGGCCGACTTCCTCGGCGCCGAGCGCGGCCTGAAGCTGCTCTCGCTGAAGACCCTGGCCGAGGTCCCCCAGGGCCCCGCGCCCCAAGGCGACTGGACCCTCGTACTCGACGAGGCCCGCAAGCCCCTCCACTGGGCGAGACAGGACGCCGAGCTCCCCGTACGACCGCTCAAGGACAGCGACTCCCTGCTCTCCGCGCTCAACGAGTCGCTCTCCTCCCCCACCGGCCTGATCGCCCGCGTCGACGCCGACGGTGTCCTCACCGGCGTCTCCTCGCGCGATGACATCCATGAGCACGCGGGCCGGGCGCACACCGAAGCGCGGGTGGCCGCATGACCATCGACTGGTCGTGGATATCCGGCCATACCGACGACCTCACCACGCTCACGGTCTCCCACCTCCAGGCGGCGCTCAGCGCGGTAGCACTCGGCCTGCTGATCTCGCTGCCGCTGGCGGTCGTCGCCCACCGCGTCCGCCCCCTGCGCGGCTTTCTGCTCGGCCTGTCGAACGTGCTCTTCACGATCCCCTCGATCGCGATCTTCGTGCTCCTGCTCCCGATCAGCGGTCTGACCCGGACCACCACCGTCATCGGCCTGACGGTCTACACCCTGGTCGTCCTGCTCCGGAACACGGTCGAGGGCCTGGACTCGGTGCCCGCGAAGACGAAGGAGGCGGCGAAGGCGATGGGCACGCGCCCGCTGCGCACGCTGCTCACGGTCGAGTTCCCGCTCGCCCTCCCCGTGATCATGGCGGGCGTCCGGATCGCGACGGTCATGTCGATCTCGCTCGTCTCGGTCGCGACCTACATCGGCGACGGCGGCCTCGGCCAGCTCTTCACCGACGGCTTCCAGCGCAACTTCCCGACCCCGGTGATCGCCGGAGTGGTCCTCACCCTGCTGCTGGCCGTGGTCGCGGACGCGGCTCTGGTCGCCCTCCAGTACGTGCTGACCCCCTGGCGCAGGAGGCGAGCCTGATATGTACGAACTCATCAAGAACCTCGGCGACTGGCTGACCAGCGGCGAGCAGTGGACCGGCCCCGACGGCATCGCCCACCGCCTCACCGAGCACCTCCAGTACTCGCTCCTCGCCACCCTCATCGCGGCCGCGATCGGCCTCCCGCTCGGCCTGCTGATCGGGCACACCGGCAAGGGCGCGTTCCTCGCGATCAACCTGGCGTCCTTCGGCCGCGCCCTGCCCACCGTCGGTCTGGTCGTGCTGGTCTTCCTGGCCAGCGGTCTGTCCATGACGCCGGTGTACGTCGCCCTGGTCGCCCTCGCGGTCCCGGCGATCGTCACCAACACCTACGCGGGCATGACGGCCGTGGATCCGGATGTGAAGGACGCGGCGAAGGGCCAGGGCATGCGCGGCCACCAGGTCCTCTTCCAGGTGGAACTCCCGCTGGCCCTCCCCCTGATCATGACCGGCCTGCGCCTGGCGCTGATCCAGGTCGTCGCGACGGCGACCATCGCCGCGTACGTCTCCTTCGGCGGCCTGGGCCGCTACGTCTTCGACGGTCTGGCCCAGCGCGACCTGGTGCAGGTGCTGGGCGGCGCGGTGCTGGTGGCCGTGATCGCCGTAGCCCTGGATCTGTCGCTCTCCGCCCTTCAGCGCTTCCTCTTCCGCCACCGCACTGCCTAGGGACCTCTCGATGAACCGACGCACTCTCCTCGGCGGCCTCTTCGCAGCCGCCTCCGTCCCCGCCCTGTCCGCCTGCGCGAGCGGCATCACCTCCCTCGACAACGAGGGCACCTCCTCCGGTGGCGGCGGCTCCAGCAAGGGCGGCATCACCATCGGCACCGCCAACTTCACCGAGAACCAGGTGCTCGGGTACCTGTACGCGGCCGTGCTGCAGGCGGCCGGGGTCGAGGTGAACGTCCGCCCCAACCTCGGCACCCGGGAGATCCTCATCCCCGCCATCAGGGGCGGCGACATCGATCTGCTCCCCGAGTACCAGGGCGCCCTTCTGCACTACGTCGCCCCGAAGGCGACGGCGACGGAGGAGGGCGAGATGCAGAACGCCCTCGCGATGGCCCTCCCGGCCGGCCTCCAGGTGCTGCCGTACGGCATGGCCGAGGACTCGGACGCCTTCGTGGTCACACAGGAGACCGCGCGGAAGTACGGCCTGACTTCCCTCGCCGACCTGAAGAAGCAGAACGGCAAGCTGGTCATCGGCGCCGCGCCCGAGGTCAAGAAGCGCGAGGTCGGCGCGGTGGGCCTGAAGGAGGTCTACGGCGTGGAGTTCAAGGAGTTCAAGTCGCTCGACTCCTCGGGCCCGCTGGTCAAGGGCGCCCTGAAGAAGGGCGACGTGGACGTGGCGAACCTCTTCACCACGGACACGGACATCGTGGCCAACGACTGGGTGGTCCTGTCGGACCCGAAGAACCTGATCCCCGGCCAGCACATCGTCCCCCTCATCGCCGACCGCAAGGCGGACTCCACGGTCCGCAAGGCCCTCGCCGAGCTCGGCAACGTCCTCACCACGGCCCAGCTCACCGAGCTGAACCGCCAGGTGGACAAGGACAAGAAGGACCCGGAGGACGTGGCGAACGCCTACGCCGAGCAGCACGGGCTGACCGCCTGAGGACCCGAGGTCGAACAGGGGGGATATCCCCAGTGCCCCGACCGGCCGGGCTCCCTAACGTTGTCCGTATGACGGGAATGGACGCGCGGGACACCGAGCTGAAGAAAGAACTCAACGCCACCCTGCAGGCCCGCAGGGAGCTGGGTGAGGAGTACGAGTCCGCGC of the Streptomyces sp. NBC_00287 genome contains:
- a CDS encoding ABC transporter substrate-binding protein is translated as MNRRTLLGGLFAAASVPALSACASGITSLDNEGTSSGGGGSSKGGITIGTANFTENQVLGYLYAAVLQAAGVEVNVRPNLGTREILIPAIRGGDIDLLPEYQGALLHYVAPKATATEEGEMQNALAMALPAGLQVLPYGMAEDSDAFVVTQETARKYGLTSLADLKKQNGKLVIGAAPEVKKREVGAVGLKEVYGVEFKEFKSLDSSGPLVKGALKKGDVDVANLFTTDTDIVANDWVVLSDPKNLIPGQHIVPLIADRKADSTVRKALAELGNVLTTAQLTELNRQVDKDKKDPEDVANAYAEQHGLTA
- a CDS encoding ABC transporter permease, translating into MTIDWSWISGHTDDLTTLTVSHLQAALSAVALGLLISLPLAVVAHRVRPLRGFLLGLSNVLFTIPSIAIFVLLLPISGLTRTTTVIGLTVYTLVVLLRNTVEGLDSVPAKTKEAAKAMGTRPLRTLLTVEFPLALPVIMAGVRIATVMSISLVSVATYIGDGGLGQLFTDGFQRNFPTPVIAGVVLTLLLAVVADAALVALQYVLTPWRRRRA
- a CDS encoding ABC transporter permease is translated as MYELIKNLGDWLTSGEQWTGPDGIAHRLTEHLQYSLLATLIAAAIGLPLGLLIGHTGKGAFLAINLASFGRALPTVGLVVLVFLASGLSMTPVYVALVALAVPAIVTNTYAGMTAVDPDVKDAAKGQGMRGHQVLFQVELPLALPLIMTGLRLALIQVVATATIAAYVSFGGLGRYVFDGLAQRDLVQVLGGAVLVAVIAVALDLSLSALQRFLFRHRTA